The Naumovozyma castellii chromosome 2, complete genome sequence attatgCTAAGGCTACAACAGACACGTCTAAATTTAAGACAAAGGAAGAGATATTCGAGGAAGATTTCAGATCAATTAAGGATGATCTTCACGCTTTCAAAACGAAGATCTCAGGTTTTTCCGAAAataaaatgataatgaagacTTGGGCTCATAATATTCGCTTGAGAGTGCCTCTTCCAAAAAGATTTAAGGGTAACCAGGCGATACGCCTTTTGAGTGAGGTTTTAAATGATTATGCACAAACCTGGTTCTTGGATAAGTTTCTGGATCGAGAAAACTATGCAAAAAAAGATTTTAACTTCTTTCTGAACGAGATTGTTCGAAAGTTCGAAGTGTATGATAAACCAGCGGTACCTAACAGAAAACTGCTTTGAATGTTAAACTGCGAACAAGAGTTTAATCAGCCAGGTGTTTTCAACATTAATGCtctcaattgaatataCAACTTCCATTTAtaaaaacaatttatcCGCTATAAAAATTATTCtgttattttttgaaatatatccTAGCAATAAAGAGGTAGTTTCTGTATATCATTGTTGTCATCCAAAAAAATCAGTATTTAGTGGCCGGTTAAAGCACTTTGTGTAATTTATCTGAcctttaaaaaattatgtTTACAccaatattattttatttttcttagaAATTTTGCCATCTTAGTATAGTGGTTAGTACACATCGTTGTGGCCGATGAAACCCAGGTTCGATTCTTGGAGATGGCATTCTTTTTTTTGGCACACGAAACAGGATTATCTCTTTGCTTATGCTTCAAACcttttatatttaaaatatttatgtTTGAGGAGACTAGCAATGGCGCaatcttttgtttctccACCttagaaa is a genomic window containing:
- the NCAS0B04430 gene encoding uncharacterized protein translates to MLDAEHSPAGTTSSSNEYGAAVTSMVEPSFYDQLMAVMKAEIPEVTKKAIIDKLINYAKATTDTSKFKTKEEIFEEDFRSIKDDLHAFKTKISGFSENKMIMKTWAHNIRLRVPLPKRFKGNQAIRLLSEVLNDYAQTWFLDKFLDRENYAKKDFNFFLNEIVRKFEVYDKPAVPNRKLL